A single Streptomyces sp. NBC_01381 DNA region contains:
- a CDS encoding teichoic acid biosynthesis protein C yields the protein MLATAALGVPKAVAAGRDSAPDVTGDRFDLADTGARLIHEKTLHHETVMQSFAFDELHGHIYALQVIPSGVQLAGESRTYSHTERHDAGDLCLNRLSMRGEVLGRMYLKGFGHGTAISVDSSRSSWGGAVTLWVECDANPVSGFGRAIGRFPYAENTVLHSADRRVTVYRPHPGSTANCAALDLNNRRLLLRHGLPGRRRYALYNLDAFTAGVFWPLIDFAQPGMDLGLPFQGMTLDGDYAYQLMGAGRDANSSSEPDNTVLLHCIDLSTGAVVQEYKSQAGRQLTHREPEGLAVLHGPEAGEPQLCMGFASGPEGGRKFSLYGLPVL from the coding sequence GTGCTTGCGACAGCAGCGCTCGGCGTCCCAAAGGCCGTTGCCGCCGGCCGGGACAGCGCCCCGGACGTTACGGGCGATCGCTTCGACCTGGCCGACACCGGCGCCCGCCTGATCCACGAGAAGACGCTGCATCACGAGACGGTGATGCAGTCCTTCGCCTTCGACGAGCTCCACGGGCACATCTACGCGCTCCAGGTGATCCCCAGCGGGGTCCAGCTCGCGGGCGAATCGCGCACCTACAGCCATACTGAGCGGCACGATGCCGGTGACCTTTGTCTGAACCGGCTGTCGATGCGCGGCGAGGTGCTGGGCCGGATGTACCTCAAGGGCTTCGGCCACGGCACCGCGATCAGCGTGGACAGCTCCCGCAGCAGCTGGGGCGGAGCCGTCACGCTGTGGGTCGAGTGCGACGCCAACCCGGTCTCCGGGTTCGGGCGCGCGATCGGCCGCTTCCCGTACGCCGAGAACACCGTGCTGCACAGCGCTGACCGCCGTGTGACCGTCTACCGCCCGCACCCCGGCTCGACCGCCAACTGCGCCGCCCTTGACCTGAACAACCGCCGTCTGCTGCTGCGCCACGGGCTCCCCGGGCGCCGTCGCTACGCGCTCTACAACCTGGACGCCTTCACTGCCGGGGTCTTCTGGCCGCTGATCGACTTCGCTCAGCCGGGCATGGACCTCGGCCTGCCCTTTCAGGGCATGACACTGGACGGCGACTACGCGTACCAGTTGATGGGCGCCGGCCGCGACGCCAACAGCTCCTCAGAGCCGGACAACACGGTGCTGCTGCACTGCATCGACCTGAGCACGGGGGCGGTGGTGCAGGAGTACAAGTCCCAGGCCGGCCGCCAGCTCACGCACCGCGAGCCCGAAGGCCTTGCCGTGCTGCACGGGCCCGAGGCGGGGGAACCGCAGCTGTGCATGGGCTTCGCCTCGGGCCCGGAAGGCGGACGAAAGTTCTCCCTCTACGGCCTGCCCGTCCTGTAG
- a CDS encoding serine hydrolase yields the protein MALTPLTASAVDPAGERELTAKADSFVRGQMKRAGAPGLAYSVIRGDDVVHRRTWGRDGRGEPVTSRTPFLVGSLAKPVTALAVMRQVEAGEVELDAPVRRHLPWFRPKGEGEKPVTVRQLLNQSSGLSERDGITRADRFDNEPGGVRRLARELAGVTLSAPPGERHEYSNANYMLLGALLEEVTGRPFGEQLRKDVLGPLGMKGAITDSGGAERRGLPPGYRFFFGQPRSFASDFDTSGVPYGYLGASPEDMSAFAAAQLKGARGDAGGLLTPEGFREMHKGTISVHDRHRYGLGWRDDELEDPSARMVWHSGATPGYHGIVVLVPERNLAVVVQHNAFAKNKENLLNNTAFGAAGILLGGEPRQVDEDGWLTWALVVLGAVTVALAAVVGWSGFRVVRPRVRSRGGQRRAPGRAMVGGVAAVTGCLPAAGVACFVLPEQMGVTLREVLLFAPDMGRLLVAVAGLGVLLAVLRIVVTVRTVLALRRAGRPVPEPERGLVAAPTAR from the coding sequence ATGGCGCTTACGCCACTGACCGCCTCTGCGGTGGATCCTGCGGGGGAGCGGGAGTTGACGGCGAAGGCGGACTCCTTCGTGCGAGGGCAGATGAAGCGGGCCGGTGCGCCCGGTCTCGCGTACTCGGTCATCCGTGGAGACGACGTCGTGCACCGCCGCACATGGGGGCGCGACGGCCGTGGCGAGCCGGTCACTTCCCGCACCCCGTTCCTGGTCGGCTCCCTGGCCAAGCCGGTCACCGCGCTGGCCGTGATGCGGCAGGTCGAGGCGGGCGAGGTCGAGTTGGATGCGCCCGTGCGGCGCCATCTGCCGTGGTTCCGTCCCAAGGGTGAGGGTGAGAAGCCCGTCACCGTGCGGCAGTTGCTCAACCAGTCGAGCGGTCTGTCGGAGCGGGACGGCATCACGCGCGCGGACCGTTTCGACAACGAGCCGGGCGGCGTCCGGCGCCTCGCCCGTGAGCTGGCCGGCGTCACCTTGTCTGCCCCGCCCGGCGAGCGGCACGAGTACAGCAACGCCAACTACATGCTGCTCGGCGCCCTCTTGGAGGAGGTCACAGGGCGGCCGTTCGGTGAGCAGCTGCGCAAGGACGTCCTGGGGCCCCTGGGTATGAAGGGGGCCATCACGGACTCCGGGGGAGCCGAACGGCGGGGACTGCCACCCGGGTACCGGTTCTTCTTCGGTCAACCCCGGTCGTTCGCATCGGACTTCGACACATCAGGTGTGCCGTACGGCTATCTCGGCGCGAGCCCCGAGGACATGAGCGCCTTCGCCGCCGCCCAGCTCAAGGGCGCGCGCGGTGACGCGGGCGGCCTGTTGACCCCGGAAGGGTTCCGGGAGATGCACAAGGGGACCATCTCCGTCCATGATCGCCACCGCTACGGTCTGGGCTGGCGGGACGACGAGCTGGAGGACCCGAGCGCGCGCATGGTCTGGCATTCGGGTGCCACACCCGGCTACCACGGCATCGTGGTCCTCGTCCCGGAGCGGAACCTCGCGGTTGTCGTCCAGCACAACGCCTTCGCGAAGAACAAGGAAAACCTGCTCAACAACACCGCCTTCGGTGCGGCGGGCATCCTGCTCGGCGGTGAGCCCCGACAGGTCGACGAGGACGGGTGGTTGACCTGGGCACTCGTCGTACTCGGTGCCGTCACCGTCGCTCTTGCGGCCGTCGTCGGGTGGTCGGGGTTCCGGGTGGTGCGTCCGCGTGTACGTTCCCGCGGTGGACAGCGGCGCGCCCCGGGCCGCGCGATGGTGGGCGGTGTCGCAGCGGTCACCGGCTGCCTGCCGGCCGCAGGCGTCGCCTGCTTCGTCCTGCCCGAGCAGATGGGCGTGACCCTGCGCGAAGTGCTGCTGTTCGCGCCCGACATGGGCCGGCTGCTTGTCGCGGTGGCCGGGCTCGGGGTGCTCCTGGCGGTGCTTCGGATCGTCGTCACCGTCCGCACCGTGCTGGCCCTGCGGCGGGCGGGCCGGCCGGTCCCCGAGCCCGAGAGGGGGCTGGTGGCCGCGCCGACGGCCCGGTGA
- a CDS encoding TetR/AcrR family transcriptional regulator produces the protein MPRVADHEERRQQVAAAAGRLIATEGLKAATVAKTAAAAGISVGLVQHYFRTKDEMLLFTYRHVLETVEHRLAELVVRSEKAGTRIEHTLLDGLAETMPLDEQRRQECRVALAFTGRAVDDPDLAEVKAGALRRLRSLIATAVTNAKECGEVPPSTDAATEAARIAAYTDGLTAHLCADPSGLHPDAALAALGDHLAGVFTGECLLRGKEPGVRPGRAGGPS, from the coding sequence ATGCCACGCGTCGCCGATCACGAAGAACGCCGCCAGCAGGTCGCCGCCGCCGCGGGCAGGCTCATCGCCACCGAAGGACTGAAGGCGGCGACGGTCGCCAAGACGGCTGCCGCAGCCGGGATCTCGGTCGGGCTCGTCCAGCACTACTTCCGCACCAAGGACGAGATGCTGCTGTTCACGTACCGCCACGTCCTCGAGACGGTCGAGCACAGGCTTGCGGAACTCGTCGTCCGGTCCGAGAAGGCCGGCACACGCATCGAGCACACCCTCCTCGACGGACTCGCCGAGACCATGCCGCTGGACGAACAGCGCCGCCAGGAGTGCCGGGTCGCCCTCGCCTTCACCGGCCGGGCCGTCGACGACCCGGACCTGGCCGAGGTCAAGGCGGGCGCGCTCCGTCGGCTGCGCTCACTGATCGCCACAGCCGTCACCAACGCCAAGGAGTGCGGCGAAGTACCCCCCTCGACCGACGCCGCCACCGAGGCGGCCCGCATCGCCGCGTACACCGACGGGCTCACCGCGCATCTGTGCGCCGACCCCAGCGGGCTGCACCCCGACGCCGCACTCGCCGCTCTCGGCGACCACTTGGCCGGCGTGTTCACCGGCGAGTGCCTGCTGCGAGGGAAGGAGCCGGGAGTACGACCCGGCCGGGCGGGCGGGCCGTCATAA